One Janthinobacterium sp. TB1-E2 genomic region harbors:
- a CDS encoding response regulator, with translation MNMDSDSAAKGADEPDWLVDEPLERADAPAEPATAAPWRVLIVDDDVDVHVVTKFALSQASFQGRRLSFLHAYSGAEALDLLRSTSDIAVVLLDVIMETQDAGLQVARQIREDLHNSAVRIILRTGQPGQALEHRIIIDYDINDFWCKTDLTTRKLFTTVIASLRTYATLREAEQQVAELAAALAQCGNTPAAPAGGTP, from the coding sequence ATGAACATGGATAGCGATAGTGCCGCCAAGGGGGCGGACGAACCGGACTGGCTGGTCGACGAACCGCTGGAACGGGCAGACGCGCCGGCAGAGCCTGCCACCGCGGCGCCATGGCGCGTGCTGATCGTCGATGACGATGTCGACGTGCACGTGGTGACCAAATTCGCCCTCAGCCAGGCCAGCTTCCAGGGACGAAGGCTGAGCTTTTTGCACGCGTATTCGGGCGCCGAGGCGCTGGACTTGCTGCGCAGCACATCCGATATCGCCGTGGTGCTGCTCGATGTGATCATGGAAACCCAGGATGCCGGGCTGCAAGTGGCGCGCCAGATCCGCGAAGATCTGCACAACAGCGCCGTGCGCATCATCCTGCGCACGGGCCAGCCCGGCCAGGCGCTCGAGCACCGCATCATCATCGACTACGACATCAACGATTTCTGGTGCAAGACGGACCTGACCACGCGCAAGTTGTTCACCACCGTGATCGCCTCGCTGCGCACCTACGCCACCTTGCGCGAAGCGGAGCAACAAGTCGCCGAACTGGCCGCAGCCCTGGCCCAGTGCGGCAACACGCCAGCGGCGCCGGCCGGCGGCACGCCCTGA
- a CDS encoding phosphohydrolase has product MAMITTDYVSTYSGNRFYPLRPHIDKVAIEDIAHGLAYQCRFNGQTQVFYSVAQHSLIVAELVPPPLRLAALLHDAAEAYLGDMVKPLKVLLPEFAVLEDKVSAIIAATYGLDFSDYAPIKRADLIALATEKRDLMPHSAERWAYLDGIAPLPGIIEAMGPAEAKQRFLHAFAQLSGLGLAA; this is encoded by the coding sequence ATGGCAATGATTACCACCGACTACGTTTCCACCTATTCCGGCAACCGTTTTTATCCCTTGCGCCCGCATATCGACAAGGTCGCCATCGAGGACATCGCCCACGGCCTCGCTTACCAGTGCCGCTTCAATGGACAGACGCAAGTGTTTTACTCGGTCGCCCAGCACAGCCTGATCGTCGCCGAACTGGTGCCGCCGCCCCTGCGCCTGGCCGCCCTGCTGCACGACGCGGCCGAAGCCTACCTGGGCGACATGGTGAAACCCTTGAAAGTATTGCTGCCGGAATTTGCCGTGCTGGAAGACAAGGTCAGCGCCATCATCGCCGCCACGTATGGGCTGGATTTTTCCGATTACGCGCCCATCAAGCGGGCCGACCTGATCGCGCTGGCGACGGAAAAGCGCGACCTGATGCCGCACTCGGCCGAGCGCTGGGCTTACCTTGACGGCATCGCCCCCTTGCCCGGTATAATCGAAGCCATGGGTCCGGCCGAAGCGAAGCAGCGCTTCCTGCATGCCTTTGCCCAGCTGAGCGGGCTTGGACTTGCCGCATGA